The following nucleotide sequence is from Metamycoplasma phocicerebrale.
AATTACCTTATATAATTATACCTTATTAAATTTTTATAATTCTTTGGAAGTATAAAAAAGACACACAAAACAGGTCTTTTATAAAATACTTATATTAGGTAATTCTCGTTTTTTTGGATATATTTTTTTATTAATATTTTCTTCTTCAATAATTTCTTCAAATTTATTAATTCAAACTGTTCTTGTTTGTGAAAATTTATCATTTCAACTAACTCTAGTTGCCCCGGCACCAGTAATTATCATAAATAAGTCCAAACCTAAGGCTATTGTTGCCAAAGTTACTGGTAATGCGAATACAACTTTTTCAACATTATTTAAATTTTTACCTCTTGTTGCTTTTAAAAAAGCATCAGTAGACATCAACATAAATGCAATAAATACAAAAATTCATAAAAAAGAAAATAACCTTTGTCGATCAAAAATAGCTTTCGAAAGTTTTATATTTTTATTTGTCAAAATTACCTTTATTTTACAAATGAGCATACCAATAGTCTTGCCTTTGGTAAGTATTGGAAAAACTATATAAGTTAAAACTAAAAACAAAATTAAACTTAGTAATCAAAAACGATAAATTAACTCTTTATAAAGAAGTTGATTAGTATAAAAATCTGCTTTTTTATAATTAAAAACTATAAAAGAAGTTGCTAGTGCAAAAACAACAAACAAAATTAAATCAATTATAGTTGCTAAAAGTCTAATTCAAAAATTAGCTTTTTTATTAATAGTTACTATCATAAAAACTTTTTAAATATTAACTCTCACTTTGATTTAAAACCATTAGTTAATTTTTTTAAATCTTCAATTTTGTATTTAATAAAATATTTATTGTTTTTAATTTGTTTTTCTCATTCTGACTTAAAAGTTTCAATTTCTTTCAATAAAGAATTTTTGATATTTAGTAATGATTTAGATTCTAATGAATCTTTTTTAGTTTTAAAAATACCAATAAAACCACAAACGTAATAACAATAATTCATAAATTTAGCGAATTCCAAGGCTTGTTTTGTTTCCCCATCAATATCATTAAAACTACTAAAAATTGAATTTCAGCAACGCGTTAAAGACTTAGGATTAAAAGCCAAAAAACTATAATTTCAATTTTCTATTCAGGTATCGTTAAAATATGCAAATGTTTCAGAATTTAAAAGTGCTCTATAAACAAAATTAGGTGAATATTCTAAATTAGAGTCCTTAATTCTAGGCGAATCAAAAATTTTATAAGCAACTTTAGTTTTAATAAAATAATTAAAAACAAAAGGTGTAACAAGAAGAAAGGGTTCCTTATTTTCTTTTAAATTTACAACTCCTAAAGA
It contains:
- a CDS encoding RDD family protein — translated: MIVTINKKANFWIRLLATIIDLILFVVFALATSFIVFNYKKADFYTNQLLYKELIYRFWLLSLILFLVLTYIVFPILTKGKTIGMLICKIKVILTNKNIKLSKAIFDRQRLFSFLWIFVFIAFMLMSTDAFLKATRGKNLNNVEKVVFALPVTLATIALGLDLFMIITGAGATRVSWNDKFSQTRTVWINKFEEIIEEENINKKIYPKKRELPNISIL
- a CDS encoding glycosyltransferase family 2 protein: MKTNLTIIIPIYNPVIPLSNILSNIYKQKSQNFNVILTVDRPKDEYFFEIDELQMKLKERLKVIFNTSHQHIDLVIKQALDLVDTPYVFIYYSYCNIKSEFVKRIDTFLDKLNIKPDFVEMPGSVRGISNFSTRSELLPSLGVVNLKENKEPFLLVTPFVFNYFIKTKVAYKIFDSPRIKDSNLEYSPNFVYRALLNSETFAYFNDTWIENWNYSFLAFNPKSLTRCWNSIFSSFNDIDGETKQALEFAKFMNYCYYVCGFIGIFKTKKDSLESKSLLNIKNSLLKEIETFKSEWEKQIKNNKYFIKYKIEDLKKLTNGFKSKWELIFKKFLW